Proteins encoded in a region of the Candidatus Neomarinimicrobiota bacterium genome:
- a CDS encoding DUF1844 domain-containing protein yields MPNTKINPNELFSLLVNQLSTGAWSQLGKTPNPLTGKPEKNLEAARISIGILEALLFKTAGNLTRQEDILLSDKVRELKLSLQEELNK; encoded by the coding sequence ATGCCAAACACCAAGATTAACCCCAATGAACTGTTTTCTTTGCTGGTGAACCAGCTAAGTACTGGAGCCTGGTCTCAGTTGGGTAAAACACCCAATCCTCTGACAGGCAAACCAGAGAAGAATCTTGAAGCAGCAAGAATCAGTATTGGCATTCTGGAAGCCCTGCTCTTTAAAACGGCCGGCAACCTGACGCGCCAGGAAGATATCTTACTTTCCGATAAGGTGAGAGAGCTGAAGTTAAGTTTACAGGAAGAATTGAATAAGTAG
- a CDS encoding co-chaperone GroES, translated as MAKNLDKIKVIGDRVLIYPDSGQDRTSSGLYLPPTVTEKESVQGGYVVAVGPGTPLASTEGEDDVWQASDASKVKYIPLEIEVGDYALYLKKFAIDIKYQDEKYIIVPMSGILVVERDDDSIDLSDILK; from the coding sequence ATGGCAAAAAATTTAGATAAAATCAAAGTAATTGGCGATCGGGTTCTGATTTACCCCGATTCAGGTCAGGACCGCACCTCGTCAGGTCTGTATTTGCCGCCAACGGTTACAGAGAAGGAGTCCGTTCAGGGGGGCTATGTGGTGGCTGTAGGGCCGGGAACCCCCTTGGCCAGCACAGAGGGTGAAGACGATGTCTGGCAGGCTTCAGATGCAAGCAAGGTAAAATATATTCCCCTGGAGATTGAAGTGGGGGACTATGCGCTCTATTTGAAAAAATTCGCCATCGATATTAAATATCAGGATGAAAAATATATCATTGTGCCCATGTCAGGGATTCTGGTGGTAGAGCGTGATGATGACAGTATTGACCTGAGTGATATTTTAAAATGA